GAATACAACCCATATTTCTGATCTTGAGATCGATGGTGATATTATCTATATGGCAACCTGGGGTGGACTTCTTGAATATGACTTCACAAAGGGGAGTTTTGAGGGTCCGATTAAAATGGAAGACGGCCTTACTGATAATGAACTGAGCTCAATCGAATTGCTAGCAGATGGAACTCTACTGATAGGTAGTAAAACTGCGGGTATTAATAGAATAGCAGATGGTGAATTTAAGATGCCACTTGGTGAAGAAAATGGATTGTCATCAGAAAAAGTATATGCTTTGGCATCATATAATGAGAAATATGTGGCGATCACAGATGATGGGATCAGTATATTCAGTGAATTACCAGTCTGGCCTCTGCCGGCAGTGGCTAATTATGATCAGAGTGATGGACTGAGTTCGGCTAATTACAATGCAATAGCAATAAACGATAACGGGATATTATATTGCGGTTCAGAGAATGGTATAGATTATGCAGATCTAAATGCAGAAGAGATTGTCTGGCAGCAATTAAATTCTTCAAATTCAGAACTGGGAGATAATTATATCACAAGTATTTCATGTAAGGATTCCCGAACAGCGATAGGGACAAAATCCGGTATCTATTACTTTGAGGATACACTTATTGGTGGTAGAGTAATGCAGAAATTTGGTGAAGATGTGGCGTATTACCCTGTATTTCTTGATCAGGAAGGCAATATCTGGGCAAGCAAGGGATATTGGGATGAGGATGAGCTTAAGGTGCTTGATAGTGATGAGGAAATGATAATCAAGTTTGGAATAGATGGCAGTGAAACTGTGTGGACGCAGGATGATCTGGGTACTCTTAACAGCATGGTAACCTCTATCAAAGAATTTCAGGGAGGAATAGTAATCTCGACCTGGGGAGACGGAATATTGATCTATAATGGAGATTACTGGAGCGATCCTATAACTCAGAACTGTATTGGAGCCAATTTCACTACTACCTTGAAAATGGATAACCAGGACAGATTATGGGTTGGGAATGGGATTTTGAGTCCTCCCGACACCAGAAGAGGAAATAGGGGATTATCTGTATGGGATGAATATGAATGGAGAAATTATTCTTCTGAGAATTCGGGACTTACCAGTAATAATATCAATTCCATCGTTCCTTTGGCTAACGATAAATTCTGGTTTACTTCTTATTCCAATCTGGATGAAGCTTTTTCGGGAATAAATATTTTGGATTACAATAATCCAGATGATCCAGAGTGGGATTTTTATTACTATTTTGACGAGGCTGGTCATTTACCGACTGGAAATATTGGTAATTCATTTCTGGGCAGGGATGGTTATATTTGGTTAAGCTTTTATAATGGTATTGAAGCACCTGATGGTGGTGTTGCACTTTATAATGAAAATGTTGAGCAGCAGCATTTTTTTATCGCTCCCGATGTGTTGTATGAAGGGGCCCCTAATATAATATATGCTTATCAGGGAGAGCATTACACCGTAATTGGTAGCTGGTTATCAGGATTTGAGTTATGGACAGGGGAAGGACTTCCAGAGACTGATGACATTGTGAACTGGGAGCAGCCAGCAAATCAGGATTTTACGAATGGCCACGTATATGATGCCATTGAAAGGCATGAAATGTTTGAAGATCAAATCTGGATAGCGTCTTCCAAGGCACTATATCGGTATGATGGTGAAGACTGGTTCCGGTATGGGAAAGAAAGCACTAAGTGTCAATATTTGTCAGGCAATGGGACATCCTCAAGCTGGCAACCGCAGACATTGATCATTGGAGTAAATGACTCTCCAGACTGGTGGTATTTTGAGGGTCAGGAGAGATTATATGGCGGAGTGAGTACTTATCCCACAGCATTACTTGTTGATCCCTTTAATAATTTATGGATTGGTACCGAAACCAATGGAATATGCCGGTATGACATAGATAATAACAAATTTAATACCTGGAACATGGATAATAGTCCCTTATTATCCAATAAGATAAATGATCTGGTTTATGATAAAAATACGGGAACAATGTATATTGCCACAGCGAGTGGGCTGAATTCTGTGATGATTGGTGTGAGTGATGAGGATAATCAGGAAAAGGAATTAAGTAAGATACTGGTATATCCCAATCCATTTTATCCGGAAAAGGATGCACTTGTGATGATAGAGAACAAGGATCATCTCACAATGCCCCTGGGTGGCACAACCTGCAATATCTATGATTTGGAAGGGTTACTCGTTAGAGAACTGGATTTGAATAATTTTCAGCAATTTGAGTGGGATGGGACTAATTCTGCGGGAAAAAAATGTTCATCAGGGGTATATTTTTATTTGATTAGCAGCAGTGATGGAGATGTTGAACGCGGGAAGATCATCCTGGTAAGGTAAATGAAAAGATTGCTGTTCTTTAGTGCATATAATGCCCCATTTGTGCAAAAGGATATTCAAATTCTGAGAAAGGAGTATTCTCTGGAATCAGCTTGTGGCAATAAATTGAAGAAATCAATCTGGAATTATCTATTGATCTTTTGGGGTTCAATGTGGCAGATCCAAAGGTCAGACCTAATTTATTGCTGGTTTGCTGATTATCGGGCAAGGACTGGGGTGTTCTGGTCAAAGTTTTTCAGAAAGAAGTGTGCAGTTGTTATTGGTGGTTATGAGGTAAAAGCTCTCTTATATGATAACGTTGAGCCAAAGGCGATATCTTCTCACTTTTACTTTATACTAAAAAATGCTGATCTGATAATTAATGTTTCTGATCATTACCAAAAAAGGTTATGTGAAATATTTCCTCAATTTACAGCTAAAATGGTTCGTATTTATAATGGGATTGAAATAAATCAGCAGGGAATGGAAATCTTAAAGAAAGAAAAACTAGTTCTTACTGTATGCTCAGGCAATACGGCAGCAAGGTATATGGAGAAAGGGATTGATCTTTTTATTAAGGCTGCTCAAAACTTACCTGCATATCAATTTGTGATCATAGGACCTGAAGGTAATTTGAAAGAGAAAATAGCTGAAAAAATTAATTCCGATAATCTGGTGATAATACCTCCTATGGCTGAAGAAAGCCTGAATGAATGGTATCAAAAGACTAAGGTATATTGTCAGTTTTCCAGGAACGAATCTTTTGGATTAGCAGTGGTGGAAGCGATGTCATGGCAATGTGTACCAGTGGTTAGCTCACTTCCCAGCATGGAAGAGAGGATAGGAGATACTGGTTTTGTGCTGGAAACACGAGATATTCAGGAAGCAGTTGATAAAATCGAGATGGCTATGAATGCTGTTATTGAGAAAGGCAAAGAAGCTGCTGATCGGGTGGAAGTGTTGTATGATATTAAGATTAGAGAGCAACAGTTAATAACAAAATTGAAGGATTTAATTGATGAGCATTAATAAATTATGCATTCTTGGTCAATCAGAGATGTGGGAAAATTTGCTGATTCAAATAGGAATACCTTATGATATTTTTAATGCTTCCGATCAAGTGTCCCGGAAAACCAAATATTCTGCTCTGATATTTGTTGATATTATTTCTGATGAAAAGTTGCAAATATTGCGTAAACGCTTTGGTAAAAAGGTTATATTCATTTTCACATCAGTCTGGGGAAGATTAAAAAAAAGGCTGAAATCAGAAGAAAAACTGATCTGGTCAGGAGAAGAATACAGGTTCGGATTTCAAATGGAGATTTATGAATCAGAGTTTGGAGTTGAGAGAACCAGATATTTCTTCCCGATCAAGCTTAATGATCTTACTGTGGGAGTAAGTCAAAGAAGGCAATTTTATTATTCCAGACAGGAGCTGCCATCCGAAAGAGTCAGCATGATCAATTATCGTGAAATCACCCGATTTGTAAAAAACTTTTTAGTGGATGCTTTTAAAAAATCCGGTAAAGAACTATTGGGATATGGCAGTTTACCTGATGAAAAACCGCTTTTCATATTCAGGATAGATACAGATTTTGCTGAGATAGGTGAAATCAAAGCTCTATATGAAATTTGCAGAAAATATGGGATATCAGCTACCTGGTTTGTTGATGTTCATGATAATGCAATTCTTGAGTATTATAAAGCGATGCAGGATCAAGAGATAAGTCTTCATTGTGATAAGCATTATGTATATCAGGATAAAGTAAATAGCCTTGAAAATATTCAAGTAGGATTGAATAAGTTATTAGATCATAAGATAAGTCCAGCGGGATTTGCTGCACCTTTTGGAGACTGGAATCAGGCATTGGAAGAAGTTTTATTTGAATCAGGATTTACTTACTCTTCTGAGTTCAGTTTTGCCTGGGATTCATTGCCTGTAATGCGAAAGCAGGGAAAGCAAAGGTTATTACAGATTCCCATTCATCCAATAAGCCCCGGCAGGTTAAGACGCTCACATTTTAGCCAGGAGGAGATGCTGGATTATTATCTCAAAGTGATTGATAACAATGTAAAAAGTAATATCCCGGCAATTATCTATCATCATCCTGCCCATGGAATGCTGAATTTGATCGAAGAGATATTTAAATATCTGAAAGCAAATAATATCAATAATCTAACTATGCACAGTTACGCTTCCTGGTGGTCAAAAAGATGTGAAGTACTGGAGCTGGACAGTGATGATGAATTATATGAATTTAGCCA
This is a stretch of genomic DNA from Candidatus Stygibacter australis. It encodes these proteins:
- a CDS encoding glycosyltransferase family 4 protein, with the translated sequence MKRLLFFSAYNAPFVQKDIQILRKEYSLESACGNKLKKSIWNYLLIFWGSMWQIQRSDLIYCWFADYRARTGVFWSKFFRKKCAVVIGGYEVKALLYDNVEPKAISSHFYFILKNADLIINVSDHYQKRLCEIFPQFTAKMVRIYNGIEINQQGMEILKKEKLVLTVCSGNTAARYMEKGIDLFIKAAQNLPAYQFVIIGPEGNLKEKIAEKINSDNLVIIPPMAEESLNEWYQKTKVYCQFSRNESFGLAVVEAMSWQCVPVVSSLPSMEERIGDTGFVLETRDIQEAVDKIEMAMNAVIEKGKEAADRVEVLYDIKIREQQLITKLKDLIDEH